A window of Akkermansiaceae bacterium genomic DNA:
GACGACCTGGTCGCCGTCGGCATCTTCGAGGTTGGGGTTGATGGGGATTTTCAGTCTGCGGGCGAGGAACTCAGTGTCTAACATTCTCCCGTTTTTCAGGATCGCAGCCTGTTCACCGCCGATGAGGATGTCCTTGGCACTCTCGCCGGCCCGCGCCTTGACCAGGCCTTCGAGAACGTGGATCTCGGTGCCGGCATCGGTGCCGCTGGCGGTGACAAAGCGGGTGCCGAGGTCAACAATCTCACCCTCATCAGTATCGATGGCAAAGCCGTGTGCATACTCGGGGGCATAGGTCTGCACCCGGCCACTGTGGAGGAACACATGTTCCGGTCCGTCGATCCTGAGTTGTGCCGGACCATTGACTTCAAGCCGCGCCCCGCCGCGCATGGCGATGCCGATTTTTGAGTCCGGGGGCACGATCACCTCACCGGTCTGCAATGGTTTTCCAATCCGCAGACCCGCCGCATCCGCGATCTTGTCGGAATCCGTGATAGTGGCCACGTGGGTAGCCATTTCCGCGACTGGTGTTACCGGCACCGATTGCCGACCGAGGAAATAGGAAAGTCCAACGAGCAGGGCGACACAGGCTGCGACTGCGACACTGACCTTGGCAAAACTTCCCTGGCGTTTGTTCGTCAGGACGGGCTGGGCCACCATCGGCGTTGGGGCGGGTATCTGTCGTGCGGGAACTGGATTTACCTGGGGTGCCGCTGAAACTAACAGACCGTCCTTCATTTCCAGAGCCGTCTCGGTAAGCAGGGTGTCGAGATAGCCGTCCATGTGTTCTGGCGACTGCTCGAGCAGCTGTTGAAAATCACGTAACTCCTGTTCGGAAACTGCGTTGTTTCCGATCCGGTCGATCCAGTCCTGCCAGTCGGGGCCTGGGTGGGGGTGTTGTGAGTGATGGTCCATGAAGGTCGTTACTAGTGGGTATACCGACCCCGCGCCGATAGGTTACGCGTTTTCATCCTAGATCGGAGGATTTTTTCCGCGCCGGACGCGCTGCAGGATGCATTGCTTGAGCTGTTTGCGGGCGCGGAAGAGTTTCTGTTTCAGCGCCCCCACGCTGGTCTGCATGTGGATGGCGGTGGTATCGAGCGGGGTGCGTTGCTGGTAGCGACTGTCAACCAGCTGCTGCACGTCCTGCGGGAGAAGCTGGATGCAGTGCCGCAAGGCGTCCAGCCACGGCTCGACATCGTCTGATTTTTCCTCCGCCTTGTCGGCAAGCGATTCCAGCAGCCCGGTGTCGAGAGTGGTCCACTGCTGCTTTTTGTAACGGCTGAGGTACGAAAGGCATTCGAAGCGTGCGATGGTAAAGGCCCACGCCTTGAAGTTGGTACCGTGCTCGTAGGCGTCCTTTTTCCGGTACAGCACGATGTTGACATCCTGAAGTGTGTCGCGGGCGTCGTCGGGATTAAAAACCATCGACCGGATAAAGAAATAGATCCTCTGCTGGTGCTCCGCCACCAAGCGGTCAAACGCCGCATCCTCCGGTGCGTCGCGTGATGGTGGTGGTGGATTCTCGTGGGGCATGGACATGTCCGTGTCCGTCACTACAAACCCAACCGAACGATCCCACAAGGAGATAATACCAAAGATCGTGTTCTCCCCTGTGTCGTGAAGGGTTGCAGTACACAAAAAACCGGCTTCCTCAGGTCGTGAAGAAGCCGGTTTGTTAAGGTTGTTTGTGGGGTCGGTTACTTGCGACGGCGCAGGACCAAGGCAAGACCACCAAGGCCAAGCAGGGCTGTAGTGGATGGTTCTGGGACTACCGCGAATGTAGCGTTGTAATTGGCCCCACCGTTATTGTCCCAAACAGAACCAATATTATTGGGTTTTCCCTCCACCCAGACGGCAAGGTTGTAATTACCGTTCGTGAGACCGTGAGCAGCTATAAGATCAACTGATTTGTCAGTAGTGTTAGCACCATTGACGTCGGTTCCCCACTGATCATTCGGCGCAGTATAGAATTGGAAGTCAAAGGCAATCGTGCCTGTGGCTGTCGCGTCTCCGGATATACTATAGTGCATCGTGATGTATTGCACACCATTGCCCTCGGACCAAAGCCCGGTTTGACCACCAAGCCAGAGCGATGTTTGAAAGTCCCCAAGGTCGGCACCATTGAGGCTTTGAGCCTGTGCGCCGCCATTGAGGTTATACCAAGTAGCATCCACTCCTGCAGTCGTGGTAGAAACGTAAGCATAGCCATTAAAGATCGTGGCTGCTGAGGCGTGTGTTCCGAGGATAGTTAGAACACAACCAGAGGTCATTAGTAACTGGCGAATTTTCATATATTATATGTCTGGATTGTTGGAATTTGATTGGTCGAAAGTGAAAACCTTCACATCTGACATAGGCTTTACACTAATCGGGTGGGCAGGTTACAGCTTTTTTTCCAAAAAAAACCTTAACCAATCCAAACCATCAAATCACCTTCTGCAATGCATTGAACCGCAGCTTTTGCAACCCTCGCCATGTAACACGTGGTGCGTGGGAAGATCGTTGTTCTTCCATTTTCCCAAATAGCCAGCTGGCTCAGGTGGCGATGGAGGGAATGAGGATTTCCTTGATCCACCGGCCGTCGTGGAGGGTGACTCCGTCGGGGTCGTCGACGGCTTGTGGCGCTTCGTCTTCACAGATGATCCAGCCCCCGTAGTCCTGCTCACTGAGCCACCGGGTGATGCTGAAAAAATCGACTTTCCCCTCGCCCATCAGAGCGAATTCCGGATTGCCGTCCCAGTCCTTGTAATGGACGTGATTGATCAGACCGGAGTACTGCTTCATCTTGGCAAGCGGGTCCATACCGCCGTTGATGATGTGGCCCACGTCGGGAGTCCAGCCAGTCACCGAGCTATCCAGGCCTTCTAAAATAACGCTGTAGTCCTCCTCCGTCCGGTTCGTCGAGGTCTCGGGTGAGTTCGGGTGGAAACTGCATGGCACACCGGCATCGGTGGCGCGACGTGACACGGCGTTGACATTGGCAACGAGGTTTTTGCGACGTTGTGCGAGGTCATGGCGACCCGTCGGCAGCTGCACCGTACAAAGAAGGGCACCGGGAAAATGCTTGAGCAGCCCGATGGTTCTGGCGGCTTCGGCGGTTTCCTTCTCCGTTTCCTCGGGGTGGTTCCATTCCTGGACAAAGGCAATCGCCGCAAGCTCGATGCCATGTTCCTTGAGACAATCGGCCAGTTTCACCGGATCGGACAGATCGCCCATCCAGAAGTGCATCGGCTCGATTCCAACCATGCCGGCCCTGGCGGTGATTTCGATCATGTGACCAAGTTGATTATTCCAGTAGGAGCCCGACTCCTTCATGAACCAGGTGTAACACTCGTTGCCGAATTTCATATTTCTGGAATTATGCAACCTTGTGCTTCTCGATCATCGCCTTGGTGAAGGCGTAGCCATCGCGGCAAATATCCATGCGTGGATTGAACTCGCGCCAGACGTTGATGGCATTGGCAAAATCAACATCATCACGTGAAAATGCTTCGATATAATACCAGCCGTCATAGCCGGTTTTAGCGACCGAGCTGAAGACTTCGTCCCACGGAATATGGCCGGCGCCAGGGGTTCCTCGGTCGTTTTCACTGATATGCACATGGGTCATCACGGGTGCGATGTCAGCCACGGCACCGGCAAAGGATTTTTCCTCGATGTTGGCGTGGTGGGAGTCAAACATCCCCCTCAAATGCGGGTGATCCACCATATCGACCAGTTTGCGGAGCTGGGCCATGGTGTTGCAGAGATAACACTCGAAACGGTTCAGAGCCTCGGGCGTCAGGGTGATTCCTGCAGTGGCAGCATGTTCAGCGGCTTCACGGAGTACATCCGCGCTGCGTTTGTACTCATCCTCCTGGGGGAAATTACGCGAGAAGGTGGCAAAGGCCGAGTGAAACGGCCCGCAGATGTTTTTTCCTCCGGCGGCATGC
This region includes:
- a CDS encoding sugar phosphate isomerase/epimerase; the encoded protein is MKIGMNMHLWSTHITDEHYADIGELRAIGYEGIEVFLAEDDRPGYVELGNFLKSIDMEVNGCLGLGPDQNPISEDPSVRQAGLDKIKEAIDNMHAAGGKNICGPFHSAFATFSRNFPQEDEYKRSADVLREAAEHAATAGITLTPEALNRFECYLCNTMAQLRKLVDMVDHPHLRGMFDSHHANIEEKSFAGAVADIAPVMTHVHISENDRGTPGAGHIPWDEVFSSVAKTGYDGWYYIEAFSRDDVDFANAINVWREFNPRMDICRDGYAFTKAMIEKHKVA
- a CDS encoding FecR domain-containing protein — protein: MDHHSQHPHPGPDWQDWIDRIGNNAVSEQELRDFQQLLEQSPEHMDGYLDTLLTETALEMKDGLLVSAAPQVNPVPARQIPAPTPMVAQPVLTNKRQGSFAKVSVAVAACVALLVGLSYFLGRQSVPVTPVAEMATHVATITDSDKIADAAGLRIGKPLQTGEVIVPPDSKIGIAMRGGARLEVNGPAQLRIDGPEHVFLHSGRVQTYAPEYAHGFAIDTDEGEIVDLGTRFVTASGTDAGTEIHVLEGLVKARAGESAKDILIGGEQAAILKNGRMLDTEFLARRLKIPINPNLEDADGDQVVDLVEAHYGTNAGDPGSTPELLRVYDSFAGYTGGEVSIPLGKNNYRGTGKIAHWTGNGTLLSDGLVYNRNGKSLLTTGGCLQTTGEKDVGAAIVLDDKELPKDGIIYISFLMQQPDKDLSRPFSGLLLYLGEHREQFFTGELSVADSYGARYAESDEEDVFAIPTDSEVHLFVIRIDQTRFLTDVFVDPPLAVEEKNIQPQRRYQNAPDFDRIMMRSGSDSGNFSVRFDELRLGLTWSAVLPQKPK
- a CDS encoding sugar phosphate isomerase/epimerase: MKFGNECYTWFMKESGSYWNNQLGHMIEITARAGMVGIEPMHFWMGDLSDPVKLADCLKEHGIELAAIAFVQEWNHPEETEKETAEAARTIGLLKHFPGALLCTVQLPTGRHDLAQRRKNLVANVNAVSRRATDAGVPCSFHPNSPETSTNRTEEDYSVILEGLDSSVTGWTPDVGHIINGGMDPLAKMKQYSGLINHVHYKDWDGNPEFALMGEGKVDFFSITRWLSEQDYGGWIICEDEAPQAVDDPDGVTLHDGRWIKEILIPSIAT
- a CDS encoding PEP-CTERM sorting domain-containing protein, which codes for MKIRQLLMTSGCVLTILGTHASAATIFNGYAYVSTTTAGVDATWYNLNGGAQAQSLNGADLGDFQTSLWLGGQTGLWSEGNGVQYITMHYSISGDATATGTIAFDFQFYTAPNDQWGTDVNGANTTDKSVDLIAAHGLTNGNYNLAVWVEGKPNNIGSVWDNNGGANYNATFAVVPEPSTTALLGLGGLALVLRRRK
- a CDS encoding sigma-70 family RNA polymerase sigma factor codes for the protein MPHENPPPPSRDAPEDAAFDRLVAEHQQRIYFFIRSMVFNPDDARDTLQDVNIVLYRKKDAYEHGTNFKAWAFTIARFECLSYLSRYKKQQWTTLDTGLLESLADKAEEKSDDVEPWLDALRHCIQLLPQDVQQLVDSRYQQRTPLDTTAIHMQTSVGALKQKLFRARKQLKQCILQRVRRGKNPPI